DNA sequence from the Cupriavidus sp. WKF15 genome:
CCTGTCCGAGCGTTCCTTCGCCGAGCAGTACGAGATCGCACGCGACACGCTCAAGGCGCGCGAAAGCACCTACGCGCTCGCCAAGCAGCGTTTCGACGTGGGTGCCACGTCCGCGCTGGACCTGCGCGACAACGAATCGCTGGTGGCGCAGGCACGCGTCTCCGCGGCGCAGCTGGCGCGCCAGCGCGCGCAGGCGCAGAACGCGCTCGAAGTGCTGGTGGGCAAGCCCATTGGCTCGATCGAGAACCTGCCGGGGCCGATGCGGCTGTCGGATGAACGCATCATCAGCGACATCCCCGAAGGCCTGCCTTCGGACCTGCTCGAGCAGCGTCCCGACATCCGCCAGGCCGAGCAGCAGCTGCTGTCCGCCAATGCGAACATCGGCGCGGCGCGCGCGGCGTTCTTCCCGCGCATCACGCTGACCACCAGCATCGGCACCATCAGCCCGACGTTCTCGAACCTGTTCGACGCCGGCACCAAGGCGTGGTCGTTCGCGCCGCAGCTGACGTTGCCGATCTTCGACTATGGCCGCAACAAGTCGAACCTGGACCTGGCCAACGTGCGCAAGAACATCCAGGTGGCCAACTACGAGAAGACCATCCAGACGGCCTTCGCGGAGGTGGCCGATGCGCTGGTGGCGCGCGGCACGCTGGAAGACCAGGTGACGGGCCAGGAACAGGTGCGCAATGCGGAAGCGGCGCGTTATGAGCTGGCACGTGTGCGGTTCCGCAGCGGGGTTGCGAGCTACCTGGATGAGCTGGACGCGCAGCGTCAGTTGTTCACTGCGGAGCAGGCGCTGGTGCAGGCGCGGCAGCTGCGGTTGAACAACTCGATCGACCTGTATCGGGCACTTGGCGGTGGCCTGAAGGAGACCGGCGAGGTGGCGCAGGCGCCGGCCCCCGCCGCACCGGCGGGAACGGTCACGCAGTAAGGCTTGCCCAGGCTGGCTGATGAGCGGCGCACTTCGGTGCGCCGTTCTCTTTTTGGCTTGGGCGTGATTGTGCCGATAATGCAGTGTCGCCACCGTCGGCGCCATCCGCACCCTGCTTCCATGCACATCCGCTGGCTTGAAGACTTCATCTGCCTGGCCCAGGCCGGCAGCCTGGCGCGCGCGGCCGAATTGCGCAACGTGACGCCGCCGGCGTTCGGGCGGCGCATGCAGGCGCTGGAAGTGTGGGCCGGCGCACCGCTGATCGACCGCAGCGCGTTCCCAGTGCGTCTGACAGCCGAGGGCCGCCAGTTCCTGGAAGCCGCGCAAAGCGCGCTGCAGACGCTTGAGGATGCACGCCTCGCGCTGCGTACGGCACACCGCGCCGATGCCAGCACGCTGACCATCGCCACGGGCAAGACGCTCGCGCGCTCGATGGTGCCGGCGTGGCTCGCCGGCCTGAGGCATTCGCTGCGCAACGACAAGGCGGCAGCGGGCTTTCGCACGCGGCTGTCCACCTTCCCGATGCACGATGCGCTCGCGATGTTCACGGAGGGCGATGCCGATTTCCTGCTGTGCTACAGCCCGCCGGATATTCCCGTGATGCTCGACGACGCGCACTACCGCTTCCACATGGTGGGCGTGGAGCGCCTGGTGTGCGTGAGCGCCGCCGACGCGGGCGGCGCACCGCAATTCCGGCTGCAGGCCGGCAAGAGCGGCGCGGCCATGGCTCCCACGCCAATGATCGCCTACGCCGACAGCCTGACGCTCGGCCGCATGGTCAACCAGGAGATCGCGCGCCGCAAGCTGGCCAGCCGCCTGGACGTGATCGCCGTCAGCGACTTCGCCGAGTCCGTGCACGAGATGGTGCGCCAGCGCATGGGCCTGGCCTGGCTGCCCGCGCGGTTGATTGCGGACGATCTCCATGCCGGGCGCCTGGTGCGCGCCACCACGGGCCGCGGCGCGGACGAGGCCGACCTTGCACTCGAGATCCGCCTGTATCGCCAGCGCGCGCCGATGCGGCCGCTTGCAGAGGCATTCTGGGAAGCTGCGGTCAGCGAAGCACGGGGTTGAGGCATTGCCGAAACGGCAACCCTCCTTGCCAAAGCCGCAATCCACCGTCCGGTCGGCTCACTAACATCGGGCCAGCGTCATCCCCATTCCAATCATCCGATCCGAGCCATGACCACGAAGACCCTGTTGCGCGCGGCTGCCGCCGCCACCCTCGCCTGCTCCGCGCTTGTCGCCCATGCCTCCGGCTGGCCGGCCAAGCCGATCACGCTGGTGGTCGGCTACACCGCCGGCGGCAGCGTCGACCTGGTGGCGCGCACGGTCGCGCCCGAACTGGGCAAGCGCCTGGGCCAGAGCGTGGTCATCGAGAACCTGGGCGGCGCCGGCGGCACCATCGGCGCGTCCAAGGTGGTCAAGGCCGAAGCCGACGGCTATACGCTGCTGATGGGATCGGGCAGTGAAGTGTCCATCGCCCGGCTGACCAATCCGGCCGTG
Encoded proteins:
- a CDS encoding efflux transporter outer membrane subunit, with translation MTKTLTTLLLVAGVLTGCTLAPKYERPVPPVAAGFPAAPEGYATAEVKSGETRRATDIGWREFFRDPRLQALIATSLENNRDLRTAALRIEEARAQYQVQRADLLPTVNANAGYTRASTNAATGVSVLGQPAVSQVYSASLGISSYELDFFGRVRSLSNAALAQYFSTEEAHRSAYISLVSEVAKAYLSERSFAEQYEIARDTLKARESTYALAKQRFDVGATSALDLRDNESLVAQARVSAAQLARQRAQAQNALEVLVGKPIGSIENLPGPMRLSDERIISDIPEGLPSDLLEQRPDIRQAEQQLLSANANIGAARAAFFPRITLTTSIGTISPTFSNLFDAGTKAWSFAPQLTLPIFDYGRNKSNLDLANVRKNIQVANYEKTIQTAFAEVADALVARGTLEDQVTGQEQVRNAEAARYELARVRFRSGVASYLDELDAQRQLFTAEQALVQARQLRLNNSIDLYRALGGGLKETGEVAQAPAPAAPAGTVTQ
- a CDS encoding LysR substrate-binding domain-containing protein: MHIRWLEDFICLAQAGSLARAAELRNVTPPAFGRRMQALEVWAGAPLIDRSAFPVRLTAEGRQFLEAAQSALQTLEDARLALRTAHRADASTLTIATGKTLARSMVPAWLAGLRHSLRNDKAAAGFRTRLSTFPMHDALAMFTEGDADFLLCYSPPDIPVMLDDAHYRFHMVGVERLVCVSAADAGGAPQFRLQAGKSGAAMAPTPMIAYADSLTLGRMVNQEIARRKLASRLDVIAVSDFAESVHEMVRQRMGLAWLPARLIADDLHAGRLVRATTGRGADEADLALEIRLYRQRAPMRPLAEAFWEAAVSEARG